DNA sequence from the Maridesulfovibrio ferrireducens genome:
AGCTCCTCAACCTTGGAGAAAAGCACGAAATATATATCTTGCCCAAAGGTCAGGATTGGGATGATTTGCTTAGAGCAAACAAAATTAATAAAAAATTTATGGAGGACTGCAAGCACCGTGGCAAGCTGCTCATGGCTAAAACGGTAGAAGAGTATACCTACCATAAGTATTGTAAAAATTCGGCTAAACGCTTTGTCATTACTTTCAAAAACAGACTTTTTAGCGTCTGCATTGATATTGCACAATTGACTGAAGATTTAACCGGCACTCCGCTTGAGGACAAAAATAGCTTTCCAGTCTTTATCAGCAACTGTACTGTAATGGAAATCTGCAATCGAGATCCACAATGTCTTTACCGTGAAGTGGATGAATTGCTCGGTGAGCAATGGTATGTTTTCAAAATACAATCCACCAACAAAAAACCTGAAATTGTACGCCTTGAAGGTTCGAATATCGCAACAGCGGATGCCTTCCACAAAGCCTTGTTAAATAGAACTGCTGGAGGGACTTTCAGCGGAACTCCTGCCGACATGCGAATTCTTACAAAGCATTGGCTTCAAAATGAACTCCCTACCGTCCGATCTATCCCCTATATTGGGTATGACAATGAATCCCAAGCTTACATTTATCCGGCAGCAGCTTTTTATAAAGGTAAGGAAATTAAACTAGACGAAAATAGTTTTTATAGAGTGGGAAAAGATCTTGTCCGTCCCGGCCTGAAATCTATCAAAATAATAACAGATGGGAAATTCACCCCTGACTGGTTTGATAAATTTTTGAAAACATTTCATTGGCAAGGCCTTGCTCTTCTTGCTTTCTGGATAGGATCACTCTTCGCACATCAAATACGGAAAGAGCAAAAATCTTTTCCTTTTTTTGAGCTTACAGGAGATCCGGGATCAGGCAAATCAACCATGCTCGAATTTTGCTGGAAACTGTTAGGACGAGAAGATTATGAAGGATTTGACGTGATGAAATCCACAATAGCAGGCCGACGCAGAGCATTTAATCAGGTATCAAATATGCCTATTGTCATCATTGAGTCAGACCGTGAAACACGGCGGTAAAGACAGCAAACAAA
Encoded proteins:
- a CDS encoding toprim domain-containing protein, which produces MNKEAITSEIVHRLYNDEQFAFQESAANLIKGICPQCGKRELFISKEKPWQLKCNRLNHCGFEESVKNIYPDLFGCFSKRYPATDQNPNRTADAFLAKDRGFDLSIIKGWYEQKAYLFPDTNTFCSTVRFYLDKNRTRYWERLIDKTSKDGQKANFGGKRKADGSIYKGDVWSPPDMPINTGDKIFIVEGIFHAIALYHRKYKAVAAFSCNHFPEAFIQQQRSKKLTWILALDGDRAGIEYTLKHAKKLLNLGEKHEIYILPKGQDWDDLLRANKINKKFMEDCKHRGKLLMAKTVEEYTYHKYCKNSAKRFVITFKNRLFSVCIDIAQLTEDLTGTPLEDKNSFPVFISNCTVMEICNRDPQCLYREVDELLGEQWYVFKIQSTNKKPEIVRLEGSNIATADAFHKALLNRTAGGTFSGTPADMRILTKHWLQNELPTVRSIPYIGYDNESQAYIYPAAAFYKGKEIKLDENSFYRVGKDLVRPGLKSIKIITDGKFTPDWFDKFLKTFHWQGLALLAFWIGSLFAHQIRKEQKSFPFFELTGDPGSGKSTMLEFCWKLLGREDYEGFDVMKSTIAGRRRAFNQVSNMPIVIIESDRETRR